The following are encoded in a window of Flavobacterium sp. WC2421 genomic DNA:
- a CDS encoding DUF3078 domain-containing protein: MKKILFVFVLLMAILSVHAQETAQDTVKHWTKKGNISLLFNQSSYNKQWLGGGTSNVAGNFGLNYDFNYKNEDVVWDNKFILAYGLSKIKGDNKTAKTDDRLELNSLWGKKASGQWYYSVYFNFKSQMDTGLDKNDMKISHFFSPAYFQFGPGMLWKKSNNLSVNFAPAAAKLIVVHDHFTEFGPSYGVLQGDNTRFEFGASISAYYKFSVMANVSIENRLNLYSNYLDAPQNVDVDYQMNVVMRINKYLSANVALQAIYDDNSVQAVQVKELFGLGVNYGF, translated from the coding sequence ATGAAAAAGATACTATTTGTATTCGTCTTACTAATGGCTATACTTTCTGTACATGCACAGGAAACAGCACAAGATACCGTTAAACACTGGACCAAAAAAGGAAATATTTCTTTGCTTTTTAACCAATCCTCTTATAACAAACAATGGCTAGGTGGCGGAACCTCAAATGTTGCAGGGAATTTTGGATTAAACTACGATTTCAATTATAAAAATGAAGATGTTGTTTGGGACAATAAATTTATTTTGGCTTATGGTTTAAGTAAAATAAAAGGAGATAACAAAACAGCCAAAACAGACGACCGCCTAGAGCTCAACTCATTATGGGGTAAAAAAGCATCTGGACAATGGTACTACTCTGTTTATTTTAATTTTAAGTCTCAAATGGATACGGGATTAGATAAGAATGACATGAAAATTTCACATTTTTTCTCTCCCGCTTATTTCCAGTTTGGACCAGGGATGTTATGGAAAAAGAGTAATAATTTAAGTGTGAATTTTGCTCCAGCTGCAGCCAAATTAATAGTTGTTCACGATCATTTTACTGAATTTGGACCGTCTTACGGAGTATTGCAAGGGGACAACACTAGATTTGAATTTGGAGCCAGCATATCTGCTTATTATAAGTTTAGCGTGATGGCTAACGTATCTATTGAGAATCGGTTGAATTTATATTCTAATTATTTAGATGCACCACAAAATGTAGATGTAGATTACCAAATGAATGTGGTCATGAGAATCAACAAATACCTTTCGGCTAATGTTGCTTTACAAGCCATTTATGATGACAACTCAGTACAAGCTGTACAAGTAAAAGAACTTTTTGGACTAGGTGTGAACTACGGTTTCTAA
- the hflX gene encoding GTPase HflX, whose amino-acid sequence MLEKEVLNFEKTAIVGIVTQNQSEEKLNEYLDELEFLTFTAGGQVVKRFSQKMERPNPKTFMGTGKIEEIHSYVKENDISTLIFDDELTPSQQKNISKIITECKILDRTHLILDIFAQRAETSYARTQVELAQCIYMLPRLSGLWTHLERQKGGIGMRGPGETEIETDRRIVRDRIALLKDKIKAIDKQMGTQRGNRGSMVRVALVGYTNVGKSTLMNAVGKSDVFVENKLFATLDTTVRKVVIKNLPFLLSDTVGFIRKLPTMLVDSFKSTLDEVREADLLLHVVDISHPEFEDHIASVNQTLQDIKANDKPVIMVFNKIDAYKHLTIDDDDLMTEKTPRHYTLEEWKSTWMSRVGEENALFISATNKENFEEFRERVYEAVRHIHITRFPYNKFLYPDYKDAIEKEDKDEEETE is encoded by the coding sequence ATGTTAGAAAAAGAAGTATTAAATTTCGAAAAAACAGCCATTGTTGGTATTGTAACTCAAAATCAAAGTGAAGAGAAGCTCAATGAATATCTTGACGAATTAGAGTTTTTAACATTTACCGCAGGCGGACAGGTAGTAAAACGTTTTTCTCAAAAAATGGAACGCCCTAATCCCAAAACTTTTATGGGTACAGGGAAGATCGAAGAGATTCATTCGTATGTAAAAGAGAATGATATTTCGACCTTGATTTTTGATGATGAGTTAACGCCTTCACAGCAAAAAAATATTTCAAAAATAATTACCGAATGTAAAATACTGGATAGAACACACCTTATCCTAGACATTTTTGCACAACGTGCCGAAACTTCGTATGCAAGAACCCAAGTAGAATTAGCACAATGCATTTATATGTTGCCAAGATTATCCGGACTTTGGACGCATTTGGAACGTCAAAAGGGTGGAATTGGAATGCGTGGACCTGGAGAAACTGAGATTGAGACTGACAGACGTATTGTACGTGATAGAATCGCCTTATTGAAAGATAAAATCAAGGCAATCGACAAACAAATGGGAACCCAACGAGGCAATCGTGGTTCTATGGTGCGTGTCGCTTTGGTGGGATATACGAATGTGGGTAAATCAACCTTGATGAATGCCGTAGGGAAAAGCGATGTGTTTGTCGAAAACAAATTGTTTGCAACTCTAGACACAACTGTTCGTAAAGTGGTGATTAAAAACCTACCGTTCCTATTGTCAGACACTGTGGGATTCATCCGTAAATTGCCTACTATGCTAGTTGATTCTTTCAAAAGTACGCTGGATGAGGTTCGTGAAGCTGATTTGTTATTGCACGTAGTTGATATTTCGCATCCCGAGTTCGAAGATCATATTGCCTCCGTGAATCAAACTTTGCAAGACATCAAAGCCAATGACAAACCTGTAATCATGGTTTTCAATAAAATAGATGCTTATAAACATTTGACTATTGATGACGATGATTTAATGACCGAAAAAACGCCAAGACATTACACACTCGAAGAGTGGAAATCGACTTGGATGAGTCGAGTAGGCGAGGAAAATGCGTTATTCATTTCGGCGACTAACAAAGAGAATTTCGAAGAGTTTAGAGAACGCGTGTACGAAGCAGTAAGACACATTCACATTACCCGCTTCCCGTACAACAAGTTTTTATATCCAGATTACAAAGACGCGATAGAAAAAGAAGACAAAGACGAGGAAGAAACCGAATAA
- a CDS encoding DUF6377 domain-containing protein, with amino-acid sequence MSRFLTLFIVLLFPVLLIGQNNFDSLLGELDKTVDNYQQYSDKKEEKINKLKELLEYTSTNLQKYEIGQKLFEEYKLYQSDSALAYARKNFQIASTLKDIPKINSANLNLASIMGTLGMYKEATDVLHKIDLKSLANLKSDFYRVSTTIYGSMSDYAASPQEKKKYDVLTQRYRDSTMLSYPSQSSLKFIDQASKLIEQQKFDQTLTLLLKHFPEIAKDNPEQAVVAYLISQSYHGKKETEQEKKWLAISAISDLQLAKKEYISLRSLAFLLYEEGDIDRSYKYMKRSLEDAVFCNARLRTYEISKMMPIINEAYQKQNETNRFQLILFLISASILSLFLMTALFLLFKQMKRLSTAKQEISLANNQLSELNKELSVFNEKLNETNNALSETNLVKEIYIGRYMDQCSDYIGKLEGYRRKLNLMATTGKMNDLVSAVKSKDFIENELATFYTNFDQTFLQLFPNFIKEFSALLIDDEATQLKDGELLNTELRIFALIRLGIKDSAKIAVFLRYSVSTIYNYRSQLKNKAAGPREEFETKVMQIGTNIKS; translated from the coding sequence ATGAGTCGGTTTTTGACATTGTTTATTGTTTTACTCTTTCCTGTACTCCTTATTGGTCAAAATAATTTTGATTCTTTATTGGGTGAGTTGGATAAAACTGTAGACAATTACCAACAATATTCGGATAAAAAAGAAGAAAAAATAAACAAGCTGAAAGAGTTGTTAGAATACACTTCAACCAATCTTCAAAAATATGAAATTGGTCAAAAATTATTCGAAGAATACAAACTCTATCAGTCGGATTCAGCACTAGCATACGCCAGAAAAAATTTTCAAATAGCTAGTACGCTAAAAGATATACCCAAAATTAATTCGGCTAACTTAAACTTAGCTTCCATCATGGGAACCTTAGGTATGTACAAGGAAGCCACAGATGTTCTCCATAAAATTGACCTCAAATCCCTAGCCAATCTTAAAAGTGATTTTTACCGTGTTAGTACTACTATTTATGGCTCTATGTCAGATTATGCGGCATCGCCTCAGGAAAAAAAGAAATATGATGTATTAACACAGCGGTATAGAGATTCCACCATGCTGTCCTACCCATCTCAATCCAGTTTAAAATTTATTGACCAAGCCAGCAAACTCATCGAACAACAAAAATTCGATCAAACCTTAACCCTATTGCTAAAGCATTTTCCAGAAATTGCGAAAGATAATCCTGAGCAAGCTGTTGTGGCGTATCTCATTTCACAATCCTACCATGGAAAAAAAGAGACTGAACAAGAAAAAAAATGGTTGGCTATCTCGGCAATTTCCGACTTGCAGTTGGCCAAAAAAGAATATATTTCGCTACGTTCCTTAGCCTTTTTATTATACGAAGAAGGCGATATTGACCGCTCTTATAAATACATGAAGCGTTCCTTGGAAGATGCTGTTTTTTGTAATGCGCGTTTGAGAACCTACGAGATTTCTAAGATGATGCCCATTATTAATGAAGCGTATCAAAAGCAAAATGAAACCAACCGTTTCCAGTTAATCCTGTTTTTAATAAGTGCCAGTATTCTCTCTCTATTTTTAATGACGGCTTTGTTCCTTCTTTTCAAACAAATGAAACGATTGTCTACTGCCAAACAGGAAATCAGTTTGGCTAACAATCAACTTTCGGAATTGAATAAAGAATTATCCGTTTTTAATGAGAAATTGAACGAAACCAATAACGCCCTTTCTGAAACCAATTTGGTAAAAGAAATTTACATTGGTCGTTATATGGATCAATGTTCGGACTATATAGGCAAACTAGAAGGGTACCGCCGTAAATTGAACTTGATGGCAACCACGGGGAAAATGAACGATTTAGTAAGTGCCGTGAAGTCAAAAGATTTTATTGAAAACGAACTCGCTACGTTTTATACTAATTTTGACCAGACCTTTTTACAGCTTTTTCCCAATTTTATCAAAGAATTTTCGGCTTTGCTAATTGATGATGAAGCAACACAATTGAAAGACGGGGAATTATTAAATACCGAATTAAGAATCTTCGCCTTGATCCGATTGGGAATAAAAGACAGTGCCAAAATTGCTGTTTTTTTACGTTATTCGGTATCCACAATTTATAATTATCGTTCCCAACTTAAAAATAAAGCGGCAGGTCCTCGTGAGGAATTTGAAACCAAAGTAATGCAAATTGGCACAAATATAAAATCATAA
- a CDS encoding glycoside hydrolase family 97 protein — protein MKHSLFSLLFTLAFFSNVSAQQLKSPNQKFQMEFSLLSDGTPSYSLNYKGKVVVKPSKLGLELKNDKKSLLNDFTTIDTQISTFDETWKPVWGEEDQIRNHYNELAVTLNQNGTDRQIVIRFRLFDDGLGFRYEFPAQKNLTYFIIKEERTQFAMTGDHTAFWIPGDYDTQEYDYTTSKLSEIRGLTEKAKTDNVSQTSFSPTGVQTSLMLKTNDGIYINLHEAALINYSCMHLNLDDKNMVFESWLTPSANGDKGNMQAPQTSPWRTIIVSDDARDILASKMTLNLNDPCKIEDTSWIKPVKYVGVWWEMITGKSSWSYTNEFPSVQLGITDYSKAKPNGTHGATTTNVKKYIDFAAANGFGGVLVEGWNIGWEDWFGHAKDYVFDFVTPYPDFDVKGIHAYAKAKGVKMIMHHETSGSVRNYERHMDQAYQFMKDNGYDAVKSGYVGDILPKGENHYDQWTVNHYQYAIEKAAKYKIMVNAHEAVRPTGICRTYPNLIGNEAARGTEYQSFGGSKPNHVTVLPFTRLIGGPMDYTPGIFEMDLSKLNPDNHSHVNSTLANQLALYVTMYSPLQMAADLPENYNRFADAFQFIKDVAIDWTVSNYLEAEPGQYITVARKAKGTNNWFVGNVNGETPRTSNIKFDFLEKGKKYIATIYADAKDAHYKTNPQAYTIRKMTVTSKSKLAQLSAPGGGYAISLIEIK, from the coding sequence ATGAAGCATTCTCTTTTTTCGCTACTTTTCACGTTAGCATTTTTCAGCAACGTTTCGGCACAACAATTAAAATCACCCAATCAAAAATTCCAAATGGAGTTTTCATTGCTTAGTGATGGTACTCCAAGTTACAGTTTGAACTACAAAGGAAAAGTAGTTGTAAAACCAAGTAAACTAGGTCTGGAATTAAAAAATGACAAAAAATCGTTACTAAATGATTTCACGACAATCGATACACAAATAAGTACTTTTGATGAAACTTGGAAACCAGTTTGGGGTGAAGAAGATCAAATTCGCAATCATTATAACGAATTGGCTGTTACCTTAAATCAAAACGGAACTGACAGACAAATCGTAATTCGTTTCCGTTTGTTTGATGATGGGTTGGGTTTTCGTTATGAATTCCCTGCTCAAAAAAACCTGACTTATTTTATAATCAAGGAAGAAAGAACCCAGTTTGCTATGACAGGCGATCATACTGCTTTTTGGATTCCAGGAGATTATGACACACAAGAATACGATTATACTACCTCAAAATTATCAGAAATTAGAGGGTTAACCGAAAAAGCAAAAACAGACAACGTTTCACAAACATCATTTTCTCCAACAGGAGTTCAAACTTCATTGATGTTGAAAACGAATGATGGAATCTACATCAATTTACACGAAGCAGCATTAATCAACTATTCTTGCATGCACTTGAATCTAGATGATAAAAACATGGTCTTTGAATCGTGGTTGACTCCTAGCGCCAATGGTGATAAAGGAAACATGCAAGCACCACAAACTTCGCCTTGGCGTACGATAATCGTGAGTGACGATGCTCGAGATATTCTAGCTTCAAAAATGACTTTGAACTTGAATGATCCTTGCAAAATTGAAGATACTTCATGGATCAAACCAGTTAAATACGTTGGAGTTTGGTGGGAAATGATTACTGGAAAAAGTTCTTGGTCTTACACTAATGAATTTCCATCAGTGCAATTAGGGATTACAGATTACTCAAAAGCAAAACCAAATGGAACTCACGGAGCGACTACTACTAATGTGAAAAAATACATTGATTTTGCTGCTGCAAATGGTTTTGGCGGTGTTTTAGTGGAAGGATGGAATATCGGTTGGGAAGATTGGTTTGGTCATGCCAAAGATTACGTTTTTGACTTTGTAACGCCTTATCCAGATTTTGATGTCAAAGGAATTCACGCTTACGCAAAAGCAAAAGGGGTAAAAATGATTATGCATCATGAAACTTCCGGATCTGTTCGTAACTACGAGCGTCATATGGATCAGGCATATCAGTTTATGAAAGACAACGGATATGATGCTGTAAAAAGTGGTTATGTAGGTGATATTTTACCAAAAGGAGAAAATCATTACGACCAATGGACGGTGAACCATTATCAATATGCCATCGAAAAAGCGGCCAAATATAAAATTATGGTTAATGCTCACGAAGCGGTTCGTCCTACTGGAATTTGCAGAACGTATCCCAACTTAATTGGTAACGAAGCAGCAAGAGGAACTGAATACCAATCTTTTGGTGGGTCTAAACCAAACCACGTAACAGTATTGCCATTTACTCGTTTAATAGGTGGACCAATGGATTATACTCCGGGAATATTTGAAATGGATTTATCAAAATTAAACCCTGACAATCATTCGCATGTAAACAGTACTCTTGCTAACCAATTGGCTTTGTATGTAACCATGTACAGTCCGTTACAAATGGCAGCTGATTTACCGGAGAACTACAATCGTTTTGCTGATGCATTTCAATTCATTAAAGATGTAGCAATCGATTGGACGGTAAGTAACTACTTAGAAGCAGAGCCGGGACAATACATTACTGTTGCTCGAAAAGCAAAAGGAACTAACAACTGGTTTGTAGGAAATGTAAATGGAGAAACGCCACGTACTTCAAACATAAAATTTGACTTCTTAGAAAAAGGAAAAAAATATATTGCTACCATTTATGCTGATGCAAAAGACGCTCATTATAAAACAAATCCTCAAGCGTATACGATTCGTAAAATGACGGTAACTAGCAAATCAAAATTAGCACAGTTATCTGCTCCAGGTGGAGGTTATGCGATTAGCCTTATTGAAATCAAATAA